The window gtTTAAAAACCTCCAGTATTAGCGAAAATCTTGAAGGTTATAATGGGCCTTGTTGGGCCGGGTTTGAGCCGATTAAAAGTGCAACACAACGCACGTATTAAAGCCGTGTGGTCAGCTCCACTTCTAACTGTTGGAACGACATGTGTCTGCCTCTATCTGTGGTTTCGCAAGACAAGACGAAAACAAATAAACGACAAATCGTAAGAAAATAAGCTTTAAATAGAAAACCTAACATATATTAACTATACTTTCCCCAaagaataacaataacaacaaaatatttctacTTAAAACactatataatatttcatcaattttaagattaaaattctaaaatctaaaactttgaattcatatgtttaaaagtattttttttaatgcaaatTGCAAGAAGGATCTCTTACTTATGAACCTAATGGATGTTATTtgagttaaatttttattgataattttatagtgTTAATAAGTACTCAAACTGgacaattatataatttggtGACgtagattttttctttcattttaagtcatatttaatataattaaatatctaatttatctttaaatatagcaaaatagataaaaatatttataagtatgGTAAAATATCTATGGTTGACATAAAAGTTTACTGttcattataactttttttttttttgtaaaagttggaagactcaatttttattgttgaaaGTTTAGAGGTGAAATTTGACCGAGTTATTTTCACAATGAatcgataaaaaaaatagaaaaattgtaatgactataatttattgttaagaattaaaaaacatgaattcgtgtttttgtaaattaaaaagattaaaaatttaatattatttaaggCAAGTTGTAAAAAATTGGtaagagaaaatttatttaatttttgttaggagaaagtgacaaaatttgtaatttaataagaggaagaataataataaaaagaagaaataagaagaaatatCTTTGAGAGGACAGATCAGCGTAACCCCCCATGTTGTTCCAATATAATAACCTTCCAATTGCGGAagatttctctctttttttcttaatcacaCATGAAAAAACCAAGCAATTCCCTCAAAACCCCCCATTTCCCACccattttcccttttcaaaaccctaattttcgCCCCCAATTTGTTGTTTTCCGGATACCTCACCGGTTTTCTCTTCCGATGATGCCCAATATCTGACAATTCATCTTCCATTGCAtccttctttctccttttttatCTTCAATCCCAACCCGAATTCGAGGATCTGATGGACTTCCAAGAAAGAGATTCGTCCATGCCCATTTCCAGGACCTCGAATTCGTATACAAATGGCCTTTCCTTGACTCATTCTGCTTGGTTCGAGGTTCGCCTTTTCTATGTTCGAATTTCTCCCTGTGTGATTGCTAGCGTTCCTGACCATCTTAATCTGCGCCACCTTCGACGTGAAATTGGTGTTTCTCTTGAGATTAATGGCTCTCAAATTCCCGCCTCTGACTCCGCTTCTATTGCCCTTCGTCGTGATCGCCTCAATAAGGAATCCTCCGAGGTTACGTATGTTAGCACTGACAGCATTCGGGTTACGGGCGGTGTCGAGTTTGAGGTCTATGAGAATGAGGATTTGATTCTTTGTGGCTCTTTGGAACGAATGGACGCCAATTGGATTAATGGGAGCGTTGGATTGGAGAATAATTCGAAGACAGGTTGGACTATGGAATGTTTTATGGCTGCCTCCATGTGTTCGGGTTCCTCCGCCTTTTTCCAGCCTAAACTTGGGGTTTCCTCGCCTGCAATTGAGGTCTATATTGCTGGTTGTTGCTCTGGTATGCCAGTGATCTTGACGCAGACAATTCAGGTTAGTCCGAGACGGAGGAACTTGAGGCAAGCTGTCCTGGATGCAATTCCCGAGGATGAAGAAGTTGGAAAGGAGGAGAATGGAAGTAATGGATTGATTCGGCACCAGAAAGTGCAGGTAAAATGTTGTTCTCAAATTCTCTAGGCGTTGTGTGAGCTCAAGAATTTTAGAGTTAGTATGTGCTGCAATATGCAAAGTGCACATAGCATTTATTTGGTGGATATAAACTTTCAATCTGGCTTCTTGATCCACGGGCAACTTAATCTCCGAATCTATAACTTGGGATTTATAAGAGTTGCATCAGATGCTGTAAATAGGCTCATGTAAGAAAGCCAGTGTAGAGATGGCTTGTTTACATCATGTGGTGCGTTTAATTAGCATTCTGGTCGAATATCTGGGGTCATGAACTTCCACATGATATTGAGCTTGGTTgcatttatagttttaatcGCTAGAACCttgtttttatagtttttttttttttttttttattgataatggGTTATGAGGATCCCACCATTTACATATCATGGGGGACTTCATAGACTTGAGGGCAACTCGATAGactaaaagaattattaagCTTTTTGCACGGGATTGAGTTCAGCATAATAGTGATTTTCTTGTGTCATATCATAATTCTATGTATTGAATTTGTATATACCGTAGAGCTGGGTGACATATTGATTTTAAGAATCAGTACAACATTTTGATAGTGAATCTTCTCGTGGATCACGTGCTTCACCAGTATTTAATGCATTAGAAAGAatcaaaatgttcaaatttctCTGTACAATGCTTATAGAGAACATGTATGATGGGGAAGAAGTGTTTCTCTCTTCACTGTTTCTTTCTGGTTGTGAAATGAGTCAGACCATTTGGTTCTCCCCTATTGCTGAATcctacttttaattaaaaattaaacaatttttaggcATGTTATAACCCGCCCTCCCCCCAATCCTGTTGAATTATTGTGAGGTATGGAACAAggttttattgatttttactGTACTGATTATGTTCCTTTCTTGGACTTATGTAGATGTTAGAGTCTGAAGTTGATGATTATGACCCAGATGGTAAAATGGGACATGGTTACTACGGTGATGATATGTACACTGGCGAAGATGGGCAGCTCTCGTGGTTTAATGCAGGTGTTAGAGTGGGTGTTGGTATTGGTCTTGGAGTGTGCCTTGGAGTTGGAATTGGGGTTGGGTTGCTCATGCGTTCATACCAAACCACAACAAGACACTTTAGACGACGGTTTATGTAATTAGGATATTGTTACTTGGGAATCTGGAGATTGTTATACTAGTGAATAGACAATAAAGGGAAAGAGGTTTTCGGGTTCCCAATCGTCAAGCCTGCGCATAACATACAATAATGCAGGCAAGGAAGAATTAAGTTGTTAGGACTTTGAACAGAATCAAGAAGTCAGTGACAGCCACTCAAGGAAGTTGAACGTCAACTTCTTCTGTAGGCAGGATGAAAGCTGTACAGTCTCccctttttgttcttttctctACGTGAAGCACATTCTCTAAGGCAGCAGAGACCTTCTTGCTCAGTTCCGTGACTACTTACTTTTCTATGAATATGTTTCTTTACATAAATGGCAGGGCTCGTGTTGGTGCTTATCCTCGATCGTTGTAGCCTTTTATCAAAGGGGTTGCAACTGGACACAACCCTGCAGGAAAAAGCGATTTCCTAGGACATAATAAGCTTGTGTGAGGTTTGATTTCGTCTTGAAGAGTATCTACTTTTCTTTACTGATGCTGTATAGGATACtgccttttatttttctctcctttcatTGGGGGTTAAATCACAAATATAGTCGCTTTACATTGTCATTTTCCCCTATACTTTAATTTGCTTCAATTTAGTCTTAGtacttttgtaaatatattagtttaaGCCCcgtttgataaccattttgtttgttcattttttgtttttgaaaattaatctcATAAACACTACTTCCACCTATAAATTTCTTTGGTTCATTATCTACTTTCTACCCATGTTTTCAGAAACCatgttaaatttttgaaaccttaaaaaaaggtatttttgAAAACCTGCTtatgtttttggaatttaaatgaaaggttaaaactataataagtAAATTAAGAAGACACACacataaatttctaaaacataaaaggaaaacaaaattgttatctAATGGGGCTTAGTTTCTGAAGTTGATTATCCAGTTAAATGGTACTGTAGAGTAAGCATAGTACTACAGGTGGGGAACCTCCCATGACATCTAAATATGTCGTACGGTTATGCATTAAAGTCCCCATAGATAGATTGTAGTCTTTCGATTGCTATTTAACTGGATAGTTAGATTTGGAGACgaaattaatgtttttgcAAAAGTACAAGAAGTAACACGAAGCACATGAAAAGACAGgatgaaaatgatcaaatgaTAAAGTACTTAGTACTAgagttacaaattttttttggtcCCATCTTTGTTCTCTATTCTCTTTTGAGTTGTTCTGTCAAAAAGTTTTTGTACCTTTTCtcataatttgtaaattacTTTCTTGTAGTGAATGAGTTCTGTGAATGTGAGTATTTATCAATCTCAAGCAGCACCTTCACCTCATTTCATTATCATATGATTTGTTCTACTGCTTCTTCGTGTTGGTATTGGATCCAGAAATTAAAATCGTTTCtgtttcaattgattttacttACGAGTTGGTTTTAGTGTAGTAGtttaaattcatttcattgttgattttctttgaCATAAAGCTGGTAAATGTGGCCATGCAGAAGTGTactcaagaaaaataagtattaCGTCTGCAACGGTGAGGTGAGATCTTTGGCTTCTATGTTTTCTTCCAGGTAGGAACAAGCATGATGGACTAAAAAATCGAGTCGACCGACCAAACAAAAGTCGGTCGACTAGAAAATGAGAGAAGTCGGTTTCGAATCgagaatctttaaaaatatctttaagtGGCATAACGATCCAACCCAACAAAGACTCACCGACCCCACCGACTCAAACTCATCGATGTTGAGGTCagtttgacattttattaaacGGACTATGGTCGGTTCGGGGCCCGACCAACCAATGATCATCCCTATTTCCAGGTcatctcttcttttatttcGTCAATGCCCTTTTTTTGGTCCTATCTATGAATTAGCTAGCGATCTTTTTCAACTACATCTACCTATACGTTCTTGGGAGAAAAAGTAACAGGATTTGGATAAGTTACCCATGAGGACATcaaagatatattttatattagagAACAATGTgagattttatgaaatatgGTAATACCAAATTTGAGGTcgaaactaaaatttcaaaatcgaAAGGGTTGAAATAGATATAATAACCATTAGTTTATTAAGGACATATATATGGTCGATTTAGGGTTTGAGTTTTGAcaagatgaagaaattttaTATGATGTTTGTTGGGTTGTTTTCAATAGAATGTTGTGTCAAGGGAAGGAGTCAACTTGGGAATGGTagctaaaactaaaaatgaaagaaagtaaagaaatgtAGAATAGTATTAAAGATGTTTGGTTGTTATatcttatgattttttaaactttgatgtTTTCAAAGCAATGGGTTTCAATTAGTTTGGAACATTCAAATCTAACATAGATAATCAATTTGATTAATTCTAATGTTATAGTTTAACATTCacttattgatataatttaggttaaaatatcGATCTAGTCTTTAACCTCAAAACTTACCAGTTTAAGTTTCTTACGTTGGTTTATCTATTtcaataaacttaaaattttaaaatacatttttggtCCTGAGTTGTAAATACAAGTTAATTTATCATAGttaaaacttttcattttaatcatcGAATTCTTTAGAATGAGTgtaaaatgtttcttttatctctCCTCTCTCTTCCGTCCTTCCTCGTTTTCTCTCGTTTTTGTCAACTTCAAGTGGTTTAATGAGAATGTAAGAAAAgtagttgtttttgtttctttatttgtctacaaattaaacaattagGACAAACTTCATTagctaaaaatatttaatttagttgacATGTCTAAGTGAAAggcatgttttttctttattaatctTGCAATTACGTTTCCTTGCAAATTAACTCTATTTTCAATAAAGTCCAcatgattttaaaagattattaaaCTTATATTGTTCActcgaaaaaaaataacttgggAGTagtcttattattttataatagaacacaattacaaatataacaattaggtTTAAAGTATTGACACATATAATAGCTTATCACTAActgataaatatttgaaattacaaCATATCATTGCAAATATAGACCATACAAAGTCGGtgtcaaattaaaacaaaagtgaGCATAATTCAATTGACATGCAAGTATATACTGCAACGACCAAATATGTGACTTGAATCCTCTGCTATCTAGTTATACTAAAAGTAGTTGTTGCCAAACAATTCACATTGAAAGTCATTTATtaggtttaaatttaataaatacacGACGAACtaaaaattagtatttaattttttaaaatacgataaaaaaaaaacgtaggATTCTAACTACAAACCATTAATACTATTTCTTTGGTAAGCATCTCAGATTCTTGTGAAATGAACATTTATAGAGGATGTCTCGAGTTAAGAGCATCtccattttacttttttatccttacttttattttatttttcttgtgtgtgtatatatatatatcattgtgtttctttttatttgtattgtaccatcaaaacaaaatctatcaaCTAAAGAAATCAATCCTTTCTTTTGGTTATgtcataataatttaattttcttatcacATATTTAAATGGTTAAGATGAAATCACTTTGGCACAAAGTTagagaattaaaatttggaaaatgaatgattattggtttgaaagttgaaattacTATTTAGGGCTCATAAGTTCGCGATTGCAATAATTAGAAGGAAGGACATGAATGGAATAAAGTGAAATCACGAGGGTATGTAATAACCTAGCGAAGGGCACAGATCTCACTGACCCAAAAACTTCTTTTCCCCGCTCTCAAAAAACGACCCCTCGCCGGAAGCAACAAAGGACCTTCAACAACCAACTTCAACAATACGATTCCGGTGAGAGGAATGTTGACTTCCTTTTAAGATTCCACGGGAATTACGGCCTTTGCCTCAAGTTCCGGCGTTAATACGAGCTCCGACGAGGAAGCGGCATCATTTCTGGAGCTGCGACGGAGGCGGAGACCATGAGCAGAAATCTCAGATCCTCCGCCGCAATGTCTCATCGGAATAACCCTAAACCCCTTCCTTTGGTTGTTACTCTCAACTGCATCGAAGATTGTTCGTTGGAACAGGATTGTTTGGCCGGCGTTGCTGTGGTGGAGCACGTTCCGCTTAGTCGTTTGGCTGACGGGAAAATCGAGTCGGCTACGGCTGTGGTTCTTCATTCGCTTGCGTACCTTCCGCGAGCTGCTCAGCGCCGGCTTCATCCTTGCCATCTTATCCTATGTCTTGGTTCTGCTGACCGCTCCGTTGATTCTGCTTTAGCCGCGGATCTCGGTCTCCGTCTGGTTCATGTTGATACTTCTCGAGCGGAGGAGATTGCCGACTCTGTCATGGCGCTTTTCCTTGGATTGCTTCGCCGCACTCATCTACTCTCTCGCCATACACTCTCGGCTTCGGGATGGCTCGGGTCTATCCAGCCTCTTTGCCGTGGCATGAGACGCTGTCGAGGATTGGTTTTGGGGATAGTTGGCAGATCTTCTTCGGCTCGGGCTTTGGCTACAAGGAGCTTAGCCTTCAAGATTAGCGTGCTTTATTTTGATGTCAATGATGTAAGTTTCGTTGCTCTTTCTTAACATCTTAGTTTGCAATTGGCATAGGTTAACATTCAAGTATTCTTTTACTTTCCAAGAGTATTTGATTCCAAATGACGCGATCCCATAGCTAGATATTGGTATTATCTTCGTTGGATCTGGTGGGAGAGTTACATTGGTTAGGATTTGAAGTTGCATTTTTTGAATTGCAATCAGCTAAGTAGTTCTTCGCTTTCCGCACCATTCTTTATATGGTGGTAGAAGCTGAGATCATGGATTCTGTTGGATACCAGCTTGATATGGCAAAATTTCTGATTCCCCTGTCTTCGGGTGTACTAGATTTTGGGTCAAGTAAAGTTTTACAGTCATTTAAACGAGCTggttttttattcttccaaGTTTTTTCCATCTTGGGTAGCTTCATGAATGTGGAGTAGCAGGGGGCATGCTACCTGATAATGGGTAAATTCATTATTCATCTATTTGTTTGCGTTCACATTGACTGGCAATAGCTTATTCTTCTCTGTTACTATTAGCATCATTTTTACatgttttttgttataaacTCCTTTAACAGGGAAAGGGAAAAGTGAGCAAGTCTACAGCAACATTCCCGTCTGCTGCTCGAAGAATGGATACTCTTAATGATTTGCTTGCTGCAAGTGATCTTATATCACTTCACTGTGCTCTGACAAACGATACAATCCAGATTATCAACGCTGAATGTCTGCAGCATATAAAGCCcggtttgttttaatttgcaTGAATTTGGATTCATCATTATATTGAAAGTTTGTTTTCCTTGTGCTTTCTGTTAATGGGAGATTATTGCGTTTTACAGGAGCATTTCTTGTTAATACTGGTAGCAGCCAGTTATTGGATGATTGTGCTGTGAAACAACTTCTAATTGATGGAACCTTGGCTGGCTGTGCTCTGGATGGTGCTGAAGGGCCACAGTGGATGGAAGCATGGGTATGTAACTTTAGTCATAAATCAAAATGTTGGGAGTTTTAGCATTTTGAacattatgatattttgtttgtcGCATGATGTACCTGTGAATGGTTCCAAAATTAGTAGAAATTCTAAGAAGAAACAGATAAGTCTCAAACTCGTTTGAAAATTCATAGAGTAgctcataaatttttattcacAAATCTGCTGCAGGTGAAGGAAATGCCAAATGTTTTGATACTTCCACATAGTGCAGATTATAGTGAAGAAGTTTGGATGGAGATCAGGGAGAAATGTGTCTCCATATTACAAGCCTTCTTTGTTGATGGGTTAATTCCTGAGAATGCCATCTCTGATGAGGATGAGGATGAAGAAGTCAATGAGGTAAAAGAACAATCTGATGGTCGTGGTGTAGAAGGTATCCTTCAGCTTGCTGTTGTGGAGCAGTTGACTGAGGATAACCACTTAAGTCCAGAGAGCTCCCAGAAGAAAGGGTTGAATCTTTCACCTGAGTCATCCAGTCAGCCCCAGAGTTCCAGTTTATCTCAAACCACTGTCACCCGGTCTGATGGAAGACGCAGTAGGTCCGGCAAGAAAGCCAAGAAAAGGCATACACATCAAAAATCTCAACAGAAAGATGATTCTCTCGTGCTAGAAAAGGAAAGTACCTCTCATCGAGAAGATGATACTGCTATGAGTGGCACAGATCAAGTTTTAAGTTCAAGCTCTCGATTTGCTTCCCCTGATGAATCGAGAAACAGGAAAGTTCCTATGGAGTCTATGCAAGAATCTACCTCAGACCCATCACttaaatccaaaaagaaattaggtAGGAAGTCTATTAGTCAGCTGAAAGATGGGTATGTTGTAGCCATATATGCTAGAGATCGTCCTGCAGTCCATGTATCCCGACAAAGAGTTAAAGGTGGCGGTTGGTTTCTTGATACCATGACTGATGTGACAAAAAGAGATCCTGCTGCACAGTTTCTGGTTGTTTTTAGAAACAAGGTTTGTGTAGGAaccttttctttgttgttaAACTATAGTTGCTACTGGTTAGATTTTTCAATCTTCCGATACTCCAATTTCAGGATACAATTGGTCTTCGATCTCTTTCTGCTGGTGGGAAGTTATTGCAGGTAAGAGTACAAGCTTGCTGTACAATATTGGGCTAGAACTCTCTGTCTGTCGTGCACATGTATCCTCACCCCCCACAAACTCACATTTTATGAAGGCTGATGTTATTCAATTCTCATTTAGAGTCAAACGTTTTGACACAAAGAAGTGAACTTTGCAGAGTTACTAGCTAGGTTTCACagttttgtattttagttataaatcTTTAAGATTCTGTAATTGTTCCTCTTTCAGTTTGCATACCAATTGGATCTCTTTTTTGTAACCTTTATTGCCTCAAGAGGGCCCTCTTTTCAGTGACCTTTTACTTCACCTTAatgaaacattttcttttaaaaaaaatcttcgaAACCTTTTGAGTAAAGGCCCATATGGTTGtggtaaaattgatttaatttgctaattttgatcttttatattGCAGATAAATCGTAGAACGGAGTTTGTATTTGCTAGCCACAGTTTTGATGTTTGGGAGAGTTGGATGCTTGAAGGGTCTCTGGAAGAATGTAGGCTGGTCAATTGTAGAAACCCATTGGTACGTTCTTTTCTTACTACTCTTTCGATTGATCCACTAT of the Cucumis sativus cultivar 9930 chromosome 3, Cucumber_9930_V3, whole genome shotgun sequence genome contains:
- the LOC101218351 gene encoding C-terminal binding protein AN, whose protein sequence is MSRNLRSSAAMSHRNNPKPLPLVVTLNCIEDCSLEQDCLAGVAVVEHVPLSRLADGKIESATAVVLHSLAYLPRAAQRRLHPCHLILCLGSADRSVDSALAADLGLRLVHVDTSRAEEIADSVMALFLGLLRRTHLLSRHTLSASGWLGSIQPLCRGMRRCRGLVLGIVGRSSSARALATRSLAFKISVLYFDVNDGKGKVSKSTATFPSAARRMDTLNDLLAASDLISLHCALTNDTIQIINAECLQHIKPGAFLVNTGSSQLLDDCAVKQLLIDGTLAGCALDGAEGPQWMEAWVKEMPNVLILPHSADYSEEVWMEIREKCVSILQAFFVDGLIPENAISDEDEDEEVNEVKEQSDGRGVEGILQLAVVEQLTEDNHLSPESSQKKGLNLSPESSSQPQSSSLSQTTVTRSDGRRSRSGKKAKKRHTHQKSQQKDDSLVLEKESTSHREDDTAMSGTDQVLSSSSRFASPDESRNRKVPMESMQESTSDPSLKSKKKLGRKSISQLKDGYVVAIYARDRPAVHVSRQRVKGGGWFLDTMTDVTKRDPAAQFLVVFRNKDTIGLRSLSAGGKLLQINRRTEFVFASHSFDVWESWMLEGSLEECRLVNCRNPLALLDVRIEVLATVGDDGVTRWLD
- the LOC105434814 gene encoding uncharacterized protein At1g01500, with protein sequence MDFQERDSSMPISRTSNSYTNGLSLTHSAWFEVRLFYVRISPCVIASVPDHLNLRHLRREIGVSLEINGSQIPASDSASIALRRDRLNKESSEVTYVSTDSIRVTGGVEFEVYENEDLILCGSLERMDANWINGSVGLENNSKTGWTMECFMAASMCSGSSAFFQPKLGVSSPAIEVYIAGCCSGMPVILTQTIQVSPRRRNLRQAVLDAIPEDEEVGKEENGSNGLIRHQKVQMLESEVDDYDPDGKMGHGYYGDDMYTGEDGQLSWFNAGVRVGVGIGLGVCLGVGIGVGLLMRSYQTTTRHFRRRFM